The following nucleotide sequence is from Scheffersomyces stipitis CBS 6054 chromosome 4, complete sequence.
AGGTCTGTAATTTTGTCTGTTAAAGGtgtcttgatcttgacCAATCTGACGTTAAGTTGTCTGAGTCCTTTATTAGTGGACGACAAGAATTTCCGGGGAAGCACAATCGTCTTCTGGTACTCTCCCGACAAGTGGTACAACATCAAGGTGACCAACAATGCAAGTAACGTGAACTGGAGAATCACTCTTACAGTGCCCGTTGAGCTAACTGAAGCATCTAACACAAACAAGTGATGGGAGATGGATGCGATCAACGAGCAGAGAATTGCTAAAAATGTCAAATATTTACGACGAAGAGCTCGTTGCTGGATAACTTGTTCACGAAGCGactcttccaagatcaatAAGTTACGGAAAATCTTGCCAGTTGCAGGCATCAGCGTATAACCTGTTCCTACAAATTCTGAATGCTTTAATGAAGAACGATGAGAACGTTCACTTTGGTCtgacttgttggacttTCTTCGTATTCTACGTTTACTTTTTGTGCTAGGTGTATCTTCCCCGTCTGTTCCCGATGATCCGAGGGGAGGACGCTTTGGTGAGGATGACTTGGTTCTACGTTTAGGAGTCAGAGTTCCGGATCGCTTCCCCTTTAAGGACGAGTTTAACAACGGCGACGATCTTCCGTCGGAATCAGTAGCCAAATTGGCAAGTGGCAGCAGTTGCAAGTGGTGCACTGAAGAGGGTATACCCTGTTTAAGATCAAGGGAGCTTTGGGAAGCTCCATCTGAATCTGAGTATACTACAAAGTCGTCAAGATcgttgctgttgttggacGAAAAGGGAGTGATATCCATCATCGAGTCCGCAGACGACATTCTAGGAGAGCGGGGCGGCACCAAGTCAAAGTCGTGGAGTAATTGTCTGGGATTGTCAAGTTTAGCGGATGATTTGGATAGAGAATTTCCGTCGTGATCAGTAGACGTGGCTCGTGTTTCTATGGACTCGTCGTTGACGAAATCTGACGAAGCCGACCGTGACTCAGGCGACAGCGACATCTTGACAGGTGCTGCTCGTGAAATGGTGAAATATAATGGAGGATAAGTTGATAGATTTATTGAATGGGGATTTAGTGAGAACCGATGAGATTTGGTTAAATTTGAGACTAGTAACCTAGTTCGGACCTAATGGGTGTGCGGTGCCACCAGGATGTATATCACAGCACGACGTGTGATGAATAGAACCAGAAGGAAGTGTTGAAGCTGGGTCGTAAGGAAAAGAGTGCAAAGAGAATACAAATACCGAAAAAGATAGGGAAAATGTAAGCTGAAATTGTGCGACTAGCGAGACAGAATTCTAGCGAGACAGAATAAGCGAATAGTGAATTCAGCAGCAATAATAGTACAAATACTAGTCAGCGATGATTAGGACTATGGTATGAAACAGTGTGGCGAAATATCGTATGGATTCGAATGTATAGAATTGTGATATTGGAAGGAGTACGGTATATTTTGCTTGTTGGGCTCCGAAAGTTACGCTTCTGCTAATTTCTCTATTATATACATACTTAAATGTTTATTTCCTAGAGAAGCCATTGGTATTCTCCATTGTTATCTCTACAGTTAAGTAATTCTACGGCAATCGTATTTCCTAAATGCTGAACTACTAAGATACTACATTCTCATATGAAATATAACAATAGACCAATATAAATTTGCTTCTCTCACTACTCTATTTTTTGTCACTATTCTTCGCCATTTCTCTCTAAGTCTCGCTAATTTTCTGTGCTCACTTCGTCTACGCGTTCTCAACTTTTCACCATTAGAGTCCCAACATTATATCTGATATACCCCATATAACTCTCGCTCCATGAGCTCCCTCAAAGAACAAAAGGAACAGTTCGTGTCCGACTTGCTAGGCGGCTCTGTTCTGGAAATCTACGCCGTCACCGGTGTGGCTCTAACCTCATACTTGGCATTCAGAATCTACGACGTCCTAGTCAGCCATGAGGTCTCGTTTCTCTACGACTTCATCCTCAATTGCCTACCCATCTTGGTACTGATCACCTTATACAGCGACAAAGTCACCACGTTGCATTTGGCCATAATTGTGCCGATTTTGCTGATTTTCGTCTTTTCCAAATACACCTTTCCTGATTTATGGAAATCAAATGGTGAAAGGACTAGCCAGAATGAAAACAAACAGCTGAAATCTGCTGAAAAACAACTTCTACCCAAAAAGTCATTCATCACAGCATACAGAGCCCACATGCTCATAATAACCAACTTGGCTATCTTGGCCGTGGACTTCAATGTCTTTCCTAGAAGATTTGCTAAGGTCGAAACCTGGGGTACTTCCCTTATGGACTTGGGAGTAGGCTCGTTTGTGTTCTCAATGGGGTTGGTCAATTCCCGAGCcattatcaagaataaGTTTAACCGCGGATCCAGTGATAGTGGCTATAAATTCAGCGTCGTGGATTACTTCTCAGTTGTGAAAAGGAGCATCGTGAAATCAGTGCCTTTGCTAGTTTTGGGTGGTGCCAGACTCGTCAGTGTCAAAAGCTTGGAGTACCAAGAACATGTCTCTGAGTATGGAATTCACTGGAATTTCTTTATCACCTTGGGCTTGTTGCCGGTTTTGCTCGGAGTATTGGACCCTGTGTTGAATGTAGTGCCGAGAGCTGTTGTAGCCCTTGTTATCACCATAGGATACGAGATTGTATTGGTCAACACAGAATTGTTGAGATTCATCTTAGTTAGCGACAACAGACTTCAAAACTTGATCACCATGAATAAGGAAGGcattttctccttcttcgGCTATTTTGCTATATTCGTGTTTGGCCAGTCCTTCGGATCATTTGTTTTGACTAACTATAAGACACCCTACAACATGCTTACTTTTGTTCCTCAGAAGGAAACTTCTggcaagaaaaagaagaagcattCCCAAATAAAATCGTGGCTCACGGTTAACACCACGAATGGTTTGATCATCGCCAGCATCTTCTACCAGTTGCTCTTTTACTTTGTACGGGAATCGGGCTACATCTTGAACGTATCCCGTAGATTGGCCAACTTGCCCTATGTCTTGTGGGTTGTGTCATATAATGCAACGTTGTTGTTGGGATACAACTTAATCGAGAAGTTCTTCCCTGAGAGCCATGAGTCGTATTTGTTGGAATCTACCAACAGCAATGGactcttgatctttttgatAGCGAACGTTTCTACGGGTTTGGTTAATATGACCATCAACACTTTGGAATGCTCTGATCCAGTCGCTTTTGCCATTTTGACAGTGTATGCTGCTGGATTGTGTTTATTGTCCAACTTATTGAACAATAAGGGTATCTATGTAAAGCTTTAGATAGACTAAAAGTATATGATTTTTGAGAtttagctgcgaaaagtgatattttcaaaaatattcAAGTAATTTAAGAAATGAAAGTAATCTGGTGAATTACCAAGTATCGATTTTGGAAATCTTTATGAAATATCTAACCAGAAAACCAAATTCAACTTACATTCATATCTCATGACCTATAAAGAGTTGACTTCTATTGCAACTCACGGTATGGTTAACAGTTGGTTGCTGAACAGGCACGTGACCTTAATTGGTGTTGGTGGCTTGCAACCTCGTATGAAGTTAGGAGAAAGAAATCTAGAAGTTTTGCAATGGTTGAACTGCATTAATAGATGAATATCGAGCAAATGTGtccaactacaacaacacATTATCTGTGTTGACAATACTCAGTTAGAGACTTCAGTTCAGACGAGAACAGTCTCCCTAAAAATAGAGTTTCTCCCTAAAAATAAAGATCTAGCTACTCACATTACGGGACTTCCACCAATTTCACCTCCGTATCTTCTCAGTAATTATTTTTCTGCGCTAATCTCTCACTAATTCTCTCAATTCACACAGTAAATAGCGTGGCTGTTACCGCTAACCACACTTTTATTCGCGCTATTCTCTGGCAATTCCATCCATTTCCTGACCTCTCTCGTTATCGCTACGCCGAGTCGCACTTTTTCTTGCCTAAACGGTCGTATCCCGAGCGTACCATATGCACAGCTCCAGCTGAATTAACAATCTCGTATTAATACTTCACTTTAGAGCCAGCTCCAACTTcatttattcttcttttgttgcCAGAATTTCCCGCTACCATGACGTCGTTTGCCCAGTCCAGCTCGTGGACATCGTTCCTCAAGTCAATTGCGCTGTTCAACGGTGACTTGTCTTCCTTGACCGCCCCTCCCTTCATCTTGTCTCCAACTTCCTTGAGTGAGTACTCACAGTACTGGGCCGAGCATCCGGATTTGTTGGTAGAGCCAAACTTCTTGCAACAGACCCCTGATGCTTCCAAGGAGGAAGTCGATGCTATGGCGCTCAAGAGAATCATCGCCGTCACCAAGTGGTTCATAGCAACCTTGAGATCACAATACTGCTCCAGAAACGAGTCGATGGGCTCGGAAAAGAAGCCATTGAACCCATTCTTGGGCGAAGTATTCGTAGGCAAATGGGAAGACACAGAGACTACCGACGGCTCGCTTGGTGAAACCATCTTGTTGAGCGAACAGGTGAGCCACCACCCTCCAGTGACGGCTTATGCTGTCCATAATGCTAAGAACAGCGTAGTATTACAGGGCTACAATGGTATCAGATCCAGCATCTCTGCTACTTCCATCAATGTTAAACAATATGGCCATGCTCTTTTGGAGTATAAGGAATTGGACGAGTCGTACTTAATCACGTTACCTCCATTACACATTGAAGGTTTGATCTCGGCTTCTCCCTTTGTAGAGTTGGAAGGTACTTCTTACATTCAGAGCTCCAACGGATACATTACTGTAGTTGAGTATTCGGGCCGAGGCTGGGTTTCAGGCAAGAAGAACACCTTCAAGGCCAGAATATACAAGGACCAGTTGTCTctgaacaagaaggaaaatgCTCTTCTCAGCATCAGTGGTCAATGGTCTGGTAAATCGTACTACGCCAAGGGCTACTCTTCACCTAACTCGAAAAACGACTTGTTTTACGATGCGCAGGCATCCGAGCCGCACCATCTCAAGGTTAAGCCCATTGAAGAACAGCACGAATTGGAGCTGAGAAAAGCCTGGCTCAAGGTCGCCGAAGCCATCAAGAAGTCCGACtacgacttgatcaacgaagaaaagacgTTGATTGAAAACGCCCAACGTGACTTGAGAAAGCAAGAAGCTGAGTCTGGCGACAAGTGGCAGACTAGATGGTTCGACTATGTCAACTATCTCGATGGCACAGTCTCTCACGATgcattcttgaacttgaccaACATTTCTAACTTGTCTATTCGTAATGCTCCTTCGGGCTCGTTGAAGGGCTCCAAATACGACGAGGGCGAAGCCCAGCACTGGCGAATCAACATCCAGAAGTGGCAGGACGAGAAGGAGATCAAGATTTGAGTAACGGTTGTTTTATGCTATGTTTATGGAACTTTGATTAATACAGATTATACAGAGAAAGTGTAGAAACAGTAGCTAATTGTATGTGAAATATGCTTTATATCCATCTAGAGGCAGCTCAGAAGCATTTTAAGGAGAGTACCATATATAAATACGTTTCTATACTGCGGAGTTTCTATTCTATGTTGTTATCATACTCAACCATCCACTTATCACCAGAAAGCAATTGCCGCAAATGCGGGTTGCAACACTGCTGCAGTTATCTCAGCTTCCCATACAGTATATTTCTTGCCCATATATGCTAATCTGTGGGAGAGAATCTTTAGGGTGCGGTTAGGGCTGCTCACGTGCAAACACTTAGGGCTACTCTATTTCTGGTTGAGCTGCACTGCACAGTGAAGTGCTCTTTATTCAGTCACACACACAGTAGGCACAAATTCTCATTTCTCAAGAATTGCTACTTCTCGCCTGCACACAGTCCAATTACTCACACCTACTCAACGTCCAGCAACTCTGGCAAACTGAGCTATCTGCAGGTACATACTTTACTCTTCCGCGCTCAGTAGGCTGGACGATTCTGGTAGACCGCACCATCTGAGTTTCTTAGTGAGAGCTACTAACaaaaaattttttttcaattcaagatATTGTAAGATTCTTTCTTAAGCTTCTACACCAATAATAGATTATAAATCATACAAGATGGCTGAATCTCACAGATGTATGTAACAGAAGAGAGTGAAACAACAAGAGCAAGCCCAGTTGCTTCTGAGTCCAGTAAAGTCAAATTCttcagtgaaaaatatgaTATCGAGTATCCAAAAATTCTTCATTCAAGACAAGAGTAGTGAAGAATATCAGGTAAAAGAATGTACAACAACCTCAGTAAAACCGTCAAAGGTATAAACAGTCTGTTCAACATCAGACTTGTTAACATTTGACCATtatgaacaagaagtgaaaaataggtgaaaatttttgtAAGAGTACAACCGTGTCTCATATCAAACAACTAAAGTATTCATTCTGAACAGTGAGGATTTTGAAACGAAACACCTATCAAATTTGAGGTTGACTAATAATAGCTCGTTGAACGTAGATGAACATTGGAAAATCGTTGGCTTCCACAGATAGctgaaatttcaaactATCTACTAGTTATCGATATCAAATTCCTCCGAGCTACAGAAAAGATTACCATTTCACATCACTTTCATTCGAGTACATTTGACTTTCACTTATCTCAGAATCAAcagcttcttgaaaaatttcaaacgTCCAATTTACTAACATAGCTTCTAGTATACGTTAAAGGTAAGCACATTTCTTACCAAAGATCTAAGAATGTCACCAACCCAAACGTGTCTTTGATTCAAATCGAAGGTGTTGCCAACCCACAAGACGCCAAGTTCTACTTGGGTAAGAGAATCGCTTACGTCTACAGAGCTTCCAAGGAAGTTAGAGGTTCTAAGATCAGAGTCATCTGGGGTAAGGTCGCCAGAACCCACGGTAACAACGGTTTGGTCAGAGCCaccttcaagaagaacttgccAGCTAAGACTTTCGGTGCTTCCGTCAGAATCATGTTATATCCATCTAACATCTAAGTTTAAACAAGATTTATGAAACACGGTTTGTAATATTGGTTTAGGTcttttattcttttttAGAACTTTCCACAAAATATAGAAGGTTTTAATACATACAACATTTTaattattgaaaaagatgatGCAACTAAGAATGGCAACTAAACCAATTTTCAAAGACTGAAATGGTTCTGGATAACTCTAAGGTTCGTCTCGGTGGTTATCTAGTCTAAAGTTCTTTAAGTAATTTGTATATTTATCCCATAATAAATTTAAAAACACTCGAAATATTCATTTGACTTTTATACATCTATTGACAAGTAGATaattttggttttgattCATTCGTAATTCGTAGATCATATAAGGCTTTGACGGCTCTTTTGGCTCTGTATTTTACTACGTACTTCTTTTGTGGATAGAGTCGCTGATGACCTTACCAAAGACTACACACTCCAACAACGATGACCCTCCTAGTCTGTTTCCACCATGGACACCTCCACTTACCTCTCCCGCAGCATACAAATTGTCTACAACAGAGTTGTCTTTAGTGGTAACCTGTCCATCAGTGTTGATTTCTATTCCTCCCATTgagaaatgaagaacagGTGTGGTCAAGCCAAAGTAGAGATCGTCTCCCAAGTCAAAGTTGGAGCCAAAGTGGGCACGACCAAGTGGATCATTGTTGGAGATAATCTTGCCATTGTAGTCTTCAAAGTATGCAACAATGTTGTCTACCAGTAAGTGCAAATCAGGATTCAACTCTTTCAATAACATAAGTAAGTCAGCAACAGTGCCCTTTCTCAAAAGGTTTTGACTCACATAAAAGTTGATGTGGTCCTTAGCCTTGAGATAATCCTCTCCATTaactacaacaacagaGACGGCTTGTTCTGGCTTGATGCCAAGTTTGTTTGTCTTAGGTACCTTACAGTTGTCGATGATTGCATTGGTCACTACGTCACGAGTACTAAGCTCGTTAGTGAACCTATTACCAGTCAGCGGACACAACAAGATTCCACCGATGCCTCGAATCACTTCTCCACATAAGAATTTCCATTTGTCGGAGACAGAGTCGAGCTTGACAAACCCGGTGGGATGGACTTGGATATGATCCATATGAATCAACTTAGCATCTACATCTCTTTCTGCAATTTTCTGGCCATCTCCTGTGGTTTGCTGTCCGTTGGTCAGCGGGAACGAGAGGAGATCAGGACGGTACTTtttgagaagagaattCGAACTCTCGTCAAAGTCAGCTGAAATACCTCCAGTAGCCAAGACGAAGTTGTCAGCCTTCAACAGAGTACGGACGTTGCTCTCATCAATATACTCTATAGAGCCCACATGGAACTTGTTATCGAGCACGATCTTGTCCAATCGGGCATTCTTAATCAAGGTGAGAAGCGAATTGTGTGCatccaacttcttgctGAGAGCCGAAATGATAGCAAAGCCAGGAGGTAACTTACTGTTTCCCCGATGAGTACGAGCATGGCTGTGGCCTCCAAGTCGACTCACTGACAGCAAGTCTACATTCATATGGTCTTCCAGAGTGAGCCAATGTATGGCATCTTTGGAATTAGAAGCTAGAAGGTGGACCAAGTCTTCGTTACATAGTCCTTTACCAGAAGCAAGCGTATCCTCTACAAACAGAGCAATGGAATCATTGCTGTCAGAACCCTGGAAAACTGTCGGTACTCCATTAATACCGGAGGATGCCTTGATGGAATTGCCACCTAATTTGGCAGTCTTCTCTAGTAAAACTACTTTATGGCCCCTCTCTAGCAATTGCAAAGCAGTAGTCAAACCGGCCAAACCGGTACCTACCACTACAGTTGTATCACTGTTGGAAACCGGAGAAAACGGCAACTTCGCCGATGTCATCCCAACCATAGCTCCAATACGCAGAGCCAATCCAGATCCTACAATCCGTACCAAATCAAACAACTCTTCCCCAAAACAGTATATCGAAGCTACACCTATTAAAATTAAGATGAGCAGACGATAATCAACAGATAACACGCGAATGATGGAAACCTTAGTCAGACAAGTGAAAAGCTATCTTGGATATACCAGAGAAAGCCACTAAGAAATCTATACGACGATTAGAAGCCAACATATACTTCCTAGCACAGGAATTGGCAATCGTATGATGTTGGGATCTGATAAACTAGTGTAAGAAAAGGAGGGGAACCTGCATATTGTCTCATCGAGATAATCTTTGTATGGGAGTATAAGGCTGTTGTCTGTTGACTGCTCTTTGTATTCTTGCACTGAAAAATGTTCCTAATTCTAATTGAATAAACTCATACAACATAGTATTACATTAACATCATAACAATCTGCCTGTTTTCATGAAAGTCCTGACTACCCCAACTGGATAATTTATAATCCGGCATATAAACAGAATACTTCACGTGACACATGTCTTAATCCATTTCCAAAtatgagaagttgaaatatAAATTATTAATCAATATGCTGTAGACTTTAACTTACCAATTACATTTAAATTACATATATTACTACCCTATTTGACTTATCTCAAAAACTGGTTATGGCAGATTAGAGGTAAGTTAATAATTTCGTATACAAACATATAATCTCACATCATATATATTGAGAATTTTCTTTGACAGATTCGTCAATCCAATTTTAAGATCAAAACATAATGCTCCATCTTAATCC
It contains:
- a CDS encoding Oxysterol-binding protein (go_process steroid metabolism) translates to MTSFAQSSSWTSFLKSIASFNGDLSSLTAPPFILSPTSLSEYSQYWAEHPDLLVEPNFLQQTPDASKEEVDAMALKRIIAVTKWFIATLRSQYCSRNESMGSEKKPLNPFLGEVFVGKWEDTETTDGSLGETILLSEQVSHHPPVTAYAVHNAKNSVVLQGYNGIRSSISATSINVKQYGHALLEYKELDESYLITLPPLHIEGLISASPFVELEGTSYIQSSNGYITVVEYSGRGWVSGKKNTFKARIYKDQLSSNKKENALLSISGQWSGKSYYAKGYSSPNSKNDLFYDAQASEPHHLKVKPIEEQHELESRKAWLKVAEAIKKSDYDLINEEKTLIENAQRDLRKQEAESGDKWQTRWFDYVNYLDGTVSHDAFLNLTNISNLSIRNAPSGSLKGSKYDEGEAQHWRINIQKWQDEKEIKI
- a CDS encoding predicted protein; translation: MSSLKEQKEQFVSDLLGGSVSEIYAVTGVALTSYLAFRIYDVLVSHEVSFLYDFILNCLPILVSITLYSDKVTTLHLAIIVPILSIFVFSKYTFPDLWKSNGERTSQNENKQSKSAEKQLLPKKSFITAYRAHMLIITNLAILAVDFNVFPRRFAKVETWGTSLMDLGVGSFVFSMGLVNSRAIIKNKFNRGSSDSGYKFSVVDYFSVVKRSIVKSVPLLVLGGARLVSVKSLEYQEHVSEYGIHWNFFITLGLLPVLLGVLDPVLNVVPRAVVALVITIGYEIVLVNTELLRFILVSDNRLQNLITMNKEGIFSFFGYFAIFVFGQSFGSFVLTNYKTPYNMLTFVPQKETSGKKKKKHSQIKSWLTVNTTNGLIIASIFYQLLFYFVRESGYILNVSRRLANLPYVLWVVSYNATLLLGYNLIEKFFPESHESYLLESTNSNGLLIFLIANVSTGLVNMTINTLECSDPVAFAILTVYAAGLCLLSNLLNNKGIYVKL
- a CDS encoding predicted protein, with the translated sequence MSSSPESRSASSDFVNDESIETRATSTDHDGNSLSKSSAKLDNPRQLLHDFDLVPPRSPRMSSADSMMDITPFSSNNSNDLDDFVVYSDSDGASQSSLDLKQGIPSSVHHLQSSPLANLATDSDGRSSPLLNSSLKGKRSGTSTPKRRTKSSSPKRPPLGSSGTDGEDTPSTKSKRRIRRKSNKSDQSERSHRSSLKHSEFVGTGYTSMPATGKIFRNLLILEESLREQVIQQRALRRKYLTFLAILCSLIASISHHLFVLDASVSSTGTVRVILQFTLLALLVTLMLYHLSGEYQKTIVLPRKFLSSTNKGLRQLNVRLVKIKTPLTDKITDLIREISLSIVTLCVECLHYINPSAQSNRKSKLEVFLVSCQSQCQPRIGVTDVKLVLNARVFNTDIREGWELYRSEFWIHEGVRRRNDMMAFANGEPQQPGVLDRSRLLKKDRKERKDRRKSGNTSALSTPIPNRLSEQNLQKLSQGFEKTSRSSSPYAELDSIRNDIHDDSTPTRSKELPVE
- the OSM1 gene encoding fumarate reductase flavoprotein subunit (fumarate reductase flavoprotein subunit [EC:1.3.99.1] (FRD1) (NADH-dependent fumarate reductase) (FAD-dependent oxidoreductase FRDS) [KO:K00238]~go_function oxidoreductase activity~go_process electron transport), whose product is VVVGTGLAGLTTALQLLERGHKVVLLEKTAKLGGNSIKASSGINGVPTVFQGSDSNDSIASFVEDTLASGKGLCNEDLVHLLASNSKDAIHWLTSEDHMNVDLSSVSRLGGHSHARTHRGNSKLPPGFAIISALSKKLDAHNSLLTLIKNARLDKIVLDNKFHVGSIEYIDESNVRTSLKADNFVLATGGISADFDESSNSLLKKYRPDLLSFPSTNGQQTTGDGQKIAERDVDAKLIHMDHIQVHPTGFVKLDSVSDKWKFLCGEVIRGIGGILLCPSTGNRFTNELSTRDVVTNAIIDNCKVPKTNKLGIKPEQAVSVVVVNGEDYLKAKDHINFYVSQNLLRKGTVADLLMLLKELNPDLHLSVDNIVAYFEDYNGKIISNNDPLGRAHFGSNFDLGDDLYFGLTTPVLHFSMGGIEINTDGQVTTKDNSVVDNLYAAGEVSGGVHGGNRLGGSSLLECVVFGKVISDSIHKRST
- a CDS encoding 60S ribosomal protein L33 (go_component intracellular; ribosome~go_function structural constituent of ribosome~go_process protein biosynthesis), coding for MAESHRLYVKGKHISYQRSKNVTNPNVSLIQIEGVANPQDAKFYLGKRIAYVYRASKEVRGSKIRVIWGKVARTHGNNGLVRATFKKNLPAKTFGASVRIMLYPSNI